A part of Methanomassiliicoccales archaeon genomic DNA contains:
- a CDS encoding 50S ribosomal protein L18e: protein MTPKKTDPNLVALIDDLKRSSRENGAEIWRDIALRLEKPKANWAEVNLSKLERYTTDGDVIVVAGKVLGAGSINKKVTVAAYDFSESARKKIAAAGGKGISLMDLVKMRPNGAGVKMLR, encoded by the coding sequence ATGACACCAAAGAAGACTGATCCGAACCTGGTTGCCCTTATCGATGATCTGAAGAGGTCCTCGAGGGAGAACGGGGCGGAGATCTGGCGAGACATTGCTCTGAGACTCGAGAAGCCCAAGGCGAATTGGGCAGAGGTCAACCTGAGCAAGTTGGAGCGATACACCACCGACGGCGATGTCATCGTCGTGGCCGGAAAGGTGTTGGGGGCTGGCAGCATCAACAAGAAGGTGACTGTGGCTGCATATGATTTCTCTGAGTCCGCGAGGAAGAAGATCGCGGCCGCCGGCGGCAAGGGCATCAGCCTGATGGACCTTGTGAAGATGAGGCCGAACGGCGCAGGCGTCAAGATGCTGAGGTGA
- a CDS encoding 50S ribosomal protein L13, translated as MIYIDAERHVAGRLATTVAHQLVKGESVVIVNAEKAIITGDRDKIFEKYKQKRDRGYDHSGPFYPRRADLILKRMVRGMLPYDRPNGRAAYKRLKIYVGVPPEFADMKFEKVPSATKINTEKYIFVGEVAEFLGSKVR; from the coding sequence ATGATCTATATAGACGCAGAGAGACATGTGGCAGGAAGGCTTGCGACCACCGTGGCGCATCAGCTTGTAAAGGGTGAGTCGGTCGTCATAGTGAACGCCGAGAAGGCCATCATCACGGGGGACCGTGATAAGATCTTTGAGAAGTATAAGCAGAAGCGGGACAGGGGTTATGACCACTCCGGTCCCTTCTACCCGAGGCGTGCTGACCTCATCCTGAAGCGCATGGTCAGAGGGATGCTCCCCTATGACCGCCCGAATGGAAGGGCCGCCTATAAGAGGCTCAAGATCTATGTCGGTGTACCGCCCGAGTTCGCGGATATGAAGTTCGAGAAGGTCCCGAGCGCTACCAAGATCAACACAGAGAAATACATCTTCGTCGGCGAGGTAGCGGAGTTCCTGGGCTCCAAGGTGAGGTGA
- a CDS encoding 30S ribosomal protein S9: MAKVINTSGKRKTAVARAVCVEGTGKLRINSVPIEAWQPELARLKIMEPMVLLGEKAAKLDIDVNVSGGGVMGQAEASRTAIAKAIVEYYGDEELEKAVKQFDRSMLISDIRRKLPKKPLGRGARKKRQKSYR, encoded by the coding sequence ATGGCAAAGGTCATCAACACGAGCGGAAAGAGGAAGACGGCCGTTGCTCGCGCCGTGTGCGTCGAGGGCACAGGCAAGCTGCGCATCAACTCGGTCCCGATCGAGGCATGGCAGCCTGAGCTCGCCCGGCTTAAGATAATGGAGCCTATGGTCCTTCTGGGCGAGAAGGCGGCGAAGTTGGACATCGACGTCAACGTTTCCGGTGGCGGCGTGATGGGCCAGGCAGAGGCCTCAAGGACCGCGATCGCAAAGGCGATAGTGGAGTACTACGGCGATGAGGAGCTGGAGAAGGCGGTCAAGCAGTTCGACAGGTCCATGCTCATCTCCGATATCAGGAGAAAGCTGCCGAAGAAGCCACTGGGCCGTGGTGCCAGAAAGAAGAGGCAGAAGTCCTACAGGTGA
- a CDS encoding DNA-directed RNA polymerase subunit N yields MIIPVRCFTCGKVIGSSYQTFVKRVQMGEDPKEVLDDLGLKRYCCRRMIISHSDLLEELIPLG; encoded by the coding sequence ATGATAATACCGGTGAGATGTTTCACGTGCGGCAAGGTCATCGGAAGCTCATACCAGACCTTCGTCAAGAGGGTGCAGATGGGGGAGGACCCGAAGGAAGTGCTGGACGACCTGGGCCTGAAGCGCTATTGCTGCAGGCGCATGATCATCTCGCACTCGGACCTGCTCGAGGAGCTTATCCCTCTGGGCTAA